One genomic segment of Blastopirellula marina includes these proteins:
- a CDS encoding serine protease: protein MRPIARIAAALTIAAVCLVASSTQAASQEDAQAVVQMQVGNSRGSGVLVWTDGRQGVVLTCHHVIEGGGQCLVIFPDGSTSSARVMATNAARDAASLLCQVPPSAVAMPLAAQSPAAGEIVSVYGHRGGSRQVVAWDVPLVGYDNGGDGLADIIAEPGTGNGDSGGPMVWRGQLVGLVKGARLHDTVAGYQPSDCRGPAAVTLAELLRRATPFALQQTCGPEGCFPSGGGYQQIRPSQPGQPWQTIQAPGTQARPNTPSNNPAAARVVGLPAAQGTDYAALLDLMAKDERFRGPQGAPGERGPVGPPGESTPPQMVDYPALLELIARDERFKPARIDYERVCQMVAEDPRFAFRPPFGKEAPGNQAPQGTPDSAASSYSSGGIDWWGVAIGAGSLAAAAAGIGIPWWAFAALRTARAIKRQYEDNQATPRYYPPRVPMPDMVDNSAEDAEPIGPAAPTPIRRRPAQTHVVTMENPPPEQITRTHTEYVPVETDRYAEAHAWAREQIVRKYPKTVDAVETLQSLIDQYLNAQEKK from the coding sequence ATGCGACCCATTGCACGAATTGCCGCTGCCCTGACGATCGCCGCCGTTTGCCTGGTCGCCAGCTCGACCCAAGCGGCCAGCCAGGAAGACGCACAAGCCGTCGTGCAAATGCAGGTAGGCAACTCGCGGGGTTCGGGCGTACTGGTGTGGACTGATGGCCGGCAAGGCGTGGTGCTCACGTGCCATCACGTGATTGAGGGCGGCGGGCAATGCCTGGTGATTTTCCCCGACGGCTCGACCAGCTCGGCACGCGTGATGGCCACCAATGCGGCCCGGGATGCCGCCAGCCTGCTTTGCCAGGTGCCACCGTCGGCCGTGGCGATGCCTCTTGCCGCCCAATCGCCCGCAGCGGGTGAAATCGTCAGCGTGTACGGGCACCGGGGCGGTAGCCGCCAGGTGGTGGCGTGGGACGTTCCGCTTGTCGGTTATGACAACGGGGGCGATGGCCTGGCCGATATCATCGCCGAGCCGGGAACGGGCAACGGCGACTCAGGCGGGCCGATGGTCTGGCGTGGCCAGTTGGTAGGACTTGTGAAGGGGGCCAGGCTTCACGACACGGTGGCAGGATACCAGCCGAGCGACTGCCGAGGGCCGGCCGCCGTGACTCTTGCCGAACTGCTACGCCGGGCCACCCCGTTTGCCTTGCAGCAGACGTGCGGGCCCGAAGGGTGCTTTCCTTCCGGCGGTGGCTATCAGCAAATTAGGCCGAGCCAACCAGGCCAGCCCTGGCAAACGATCCAAGCACCCGGCACGCAGGCGAGACCGAACACGCCGTCCAACAATCCGGCCGCCGCTCGCGTGGTCGGACTGCCCGCAGCTCAGGGCACCGACTACGCGGCCCTGCTCGACCTGATGGCAAAGGATGAGCGATTCCGTGGCCCCCAAGGGGCACCTGGCGAGCGTGGGCCGGTCGGCCCGCCTGGCGAATCAACGCCGCCGCAGATGGTCGACTATCCAGCGTTGTTGGAGCTGATCGCCCGGGACGAGCGATTCAAGCCGGCACGCATCGACTACGAACGCGTGTGCCAGATGGTAGCCGAGGACCCGCGTTTTGCCTTTCGTCCTCCCTTCGGTAAGGAAGCACCTGGCAACCAGGCACCGCAGGGGACGCCCGATTCGGCGGCGAGCTCCTACAGCTCGGGCGGCATTGATTGGTGGGGCGTGGCGATCGGGGCCGGAAGCCTGGCAGCCGCAGCGGCCGGCATCGGCATTCCCTGGTGGGCCTTTGCTGCACTGCGAACGGCCCGAGCCATCAAACGGCAATATGAAGACAACCAGGCCACGCCGAGGTATTACCCGCCACGCGTACCCATGCCAGACATGGTCGACAATTCGGCCGAAGACGCCGAACCTATCGGCCCTGCAGCACCAACTCCAATAAGACGACGCCCGGCACAAACGCACGTGGTGACGATGGAAAACCCACCGCCCGAACAAATCACGCGAACGCACACGGAATATGTACCGGTCGAAACCGACCGCTACGCCGAGGCCCACGCTTGGGCCCGTGAACAGATCGTTCGCAAGTACCCTAAAACGGTCGATGCGGTCGAAACCCTTCAAAGCTTGATCGACCAATACCTTAACGCCCAGGAGAAAAAGTAG